The Denticeps clupeoides chromosome 10, fDenClu1.1, whole genome shotgun sequence DNA window tggttcgaatcccgatccccacacgctgctccccgggcgcctgtcatggccgcccactgcgcaccaagggtgatggttaaaagcagaggacacgtttcgttgtgtcactgtgtgctgtgctgtgtatcccaATCACAATTTAGTCCAGGTAAATGATGCAAGggactcacaatctatggaaaccaaaatgagaattgctggtgtcttctccttgtaagtcactttggataaaagtaaagtaatgtaaagGTAACAGGTCACCTCCACCTAATAAGGATAAAAACTTgtcttgggtggtagtagcctagtgggtaacacactcgcctatgaaccagaagacccaggttcaaatcccacttactaccattgtgtccctgagcaagacacttaaccctaagttgctccagggggggactgtccctgtaactactgattgtaagttgctctgtaagtcgtctgataaatgctgtaaatgtaaatgcgttcACATTCTCACAAAAACGAGGGATCAATTCTGATTATAATCACACTAGTATGTTATTtgtctacacttttttttttccatgtatgTGTGGAAGTGGCATGTTTTAGTGTGAAATGATGCCAGATTTAAATACATCACTTGTCCTTTTGTTCCAGTATTAGAATTACTGTATTATTTGTCCCTTGATCTCAGGTTTCAGAGCCAAACCTGAGTTATATATTTTGACAGcttccctaaaaaaaaattaagatattACAACATAATAAGCAGGGCAACTTAAGGAGTCATGGCTGCTAAGTTTAGACCCTGAGAAGCAGTGCAGCATGACTGGGGAGTTGTCACCCCGAGACAGTCGGACACAAGTGTCATTTCCCCACTCGTCCGCAGTGCCCTCTTCTCATTGGCTGAGTGTTGGTCACATGGCTTCAGATTCCCCGACCCTCTCTTCACCCGGCTAACACATACTTGCCAGATCCCTCGTGTTGCTTGCACGGTGAGTATTGCTTTCTGTGTGGCGTACTCGGGATTGTTGTGGTAAAGAGGCTTCAGGGTTGCTCAGTTGCCTGCAGTTTTATAAGAGCTGGGCTACTGATTtccacaaatataattttatataatatatatattttttttcatttctacgGATATAAGTGTGCATGCAAAGGAATACGTTTTTGATATCACAATTTTGCACAATCTCCTGCAAGTCAGGTAGAACCTTCGATGCTGTTTGGCAGCCCCTCCTCTTGTCCTTGACATGCCTTCAGGTCGGCTCTGACTGCTAAAACCTTTTCAAGCCTGGCCACCTTTTCTCCAGGTGCACCGTGGGTACTGTGGGAGATCGGTAGAAGTAGGGCATCGTCAAGCAGGCATTTGCATGGAAAATTGATTAGATAATGTGGACGTAGTTCTCGGTTTTTGCCCCACCTAACAGTGTTTTGCTTGTGCCCATTCTGACCGCACGAGGCCCGTTGTTTATGCCGAAGCTCTAACTCTGTGGCACTATTTGGGCCTGGCCTCAAGCTGTTTATTGCTGTCAGAAGGTCAAATGGCTTTCTGATGATCCCAATTTTATTCCAGGGATGAGCGCAGGCCACTGGGATTTACCTTGAAGCATACCTGAGTATTTTTAACCATTCAAAATATCGTGGCCATGACTGCAAGAAGATAAATGACCTGAGGACAGGAATATGTTTTGgctgctttttttctctccaggtCGCTACAGTCGACTCGGATATGCGGTTTCGAATTAAACAGGCACCACGAAGAGccatttctatattttttcacatttcttatTTAGACCTTTTTAGGTTCCTTTTTAGACCTCATGTGTAGAATGTACACAGAGCGGCTGTGAGATGATGTGTTGGGGTTTTACGGTGCGAGAGCCTCAGTCTGGCTTCTGTCTGAGGGGCTGAACTGGGGTCTGGTGGGGGAGGGGTGACTGATGTAATCCTCAGTATGTGAGTTGTGAGGTGTCACCCTCTCTGGAAATGGACACTGCTGGTGTATTTATAGAGAGAAGCCAGTCAGAAGCTCTTTCTTAACAAACACATTGCAGTAGTGCCTTTCTAGAACATTCAGTGTCTCATTTTTCTTCTAGAACATTAAACACCTCTCAGGTAGGATCATTTACTATAAAAATCGGAACTGTGTGATTgcactttcatttatttgtccAATACACTAATTTTCACTTCCGAATCAATTAGGTTCACTGTGATAGATTATATTTTCTGCGAAAGTTATTGAATTATCAAGCAAGGAGACTTTAATCTCATTTAATTACACATTCATAATATGGTTTTTGCAGTTATACTTGTATATAAgttgtatatgtatttttctgGCCTGATATTTaatagaaatatttaataaacgatcaggggacagggacagtccccctggagcaacttagggttaagtgtcttgctcagggacacaatggtagtaagtgggatttgaacctgggtctcctggttcataggttcagtgtgttaccccctagactactaccacaccGTAAAAGAACACAACAAAAAGCCAGTTTTGTGTCTTGTTCAGCtctttgctctgtttttttgtctttgcctCAGCCTAGTGTTAGTGTTTCACTTTCTATTTGTGGTCCAGATTAgggaaaaagaacattttgtgcAATTGCGCCTCTTGCATCATGACCGATTCATATTTGATTCAGTATCCAAGATATTCACAAGGCTAACAATAACTGATACGTTATTGTTGGATATATTGCTGCTATGGACTGAATGTTTAATCTTGTCTGTTCCCAGATGATTCCTGTGTTCTGAGGGTCCAGGGATTTAATAAGCCACGTAGacgcagagacagagagggtgTCAGGATGGAGAAAAATCTGGTACAGACACAGACGTCAACGCTGCCCTTCTTCGACACGGCACATGCATTCAACCTCCTGCGCGGTATCCACGAACTTCGAGCCGAGCGGAAGTTTTTCGACGTGACGCTATGCGCAGAGGGTCGCGAATTCAACTGCCACCGCACCGTCCTGGCGGCAGCCAGCACCTACTTCCGCGCCATGTTTGCCGGAACGCTCCGCGAGAGCGCCATGGACCGGGTGGTGCTGCACGAGGTGTCGGCCGACCTCTTGGGTCTGCTGGTCGACTTCTGCTACACCGGCCGCGTGACGGTTACCCAGGACAACGTAGACCTGCTGCTGAAGGCCGCCGACCTCTTCCAGTTCCCCTCTGTGAAGGAGGCGTGCTGCGCTTTCCTGGAGCAGCGCCTGGACGTGTCCAACTGCCTGGAGATCCAGGACTTTGCCGAGGCCTACGCCTGCCGGGACCTAGCGGCCAGCGCGCGCCGCTTTGTCCTCAAAAACATAATGGAGCTGGCGAAAGGCACGGACTTTGAGCGGCTCTCCTGGAAACGGCTCCTGGAGTTCGTCTCCGACGACTGCCTCTGCGTAGATAAGGAGGAGGCCGCGTACCAGATCGCGGCGCGCTGGGTCAAGGCCGACCTGCAGCGGCGGCTGCACTACTGGCCCgagcttctccagcaggtgcGGCTGCCGTTCGTGCGGCGCTTCTACCTGCTGGCGCACGTGGAGAGCGACCCGCTCGTCTACCTGTCCGCTTCCTGCCTGCGTCTGGTCAGCGAGGCGCGCAGCTTCCAGTCCTGCGAGTACGACCGCCACGACCGGCCGTGCCAGCGGATGCGGCCGCGGCCCTCCACCGGCCTGGCGGAGATCCTGGTAGTTGTGGGCGGCTGTGACCAGGACTGCGACGAGCTGGTGACTGTGGACTGCTACAACCCACTGTCGGGGCAGTGGAGGTACCTGGCCGAGTTTCCCGACCATCTGGGTGGAGGCTACAGTATCGCTGCTCTTGGAAACGACATGTATGTTACAGGTGAGTGTCCCTGGGTCGGGTTTGGAATTGTTTgagtaagaaaagaaaaaaaaaagcaatggtgattttatatttaataaaaatatgctgttgtgcaaaaaaataatgtttaatcaAAATTTACCAAAAGCTAAATGGCTTACAagacattttccattttaaaatctagTTTGTAGCTGAGTAAAGGAAAGCTCTGCAGGTCTCCAGGCCGGCCTCTTATGAAATGGCGGTCAGGGCGAGTATAAGATAAACCACAGGCTTTGGGGCTATAGGCTTGAAGGAGGTGAGGGGGACAGGGTGTTCTGCCAGCTCTGCAGAGCCTTCATCAGCGGTAGCCAGGAAGGGACATGTCCTCTGCAAGAACCTCGCCCAGTGTCTTCAGTTGTTGAAAGATGGCGACAGGAGCCACAAAAGCATTACATGATTACAACACCAGCACAGTTATAAACACAAGGCCACACCGCGTGACTAGAGTCGAATTGCAAGCTCCATGTCCTGAAAGGATGATTTACTACGCGCTGAAAACGTAGGCTATGCACAGTGGCCCTAGATACATGACTCTAGATGATGCGCCTGCGAACTCAGCGGGCACAGCCAGGTTAAAATATGCTCAGAGTACCATGTGACAAGAGGTTCACTGCATTTCTGGCCATTTAGGTGGAAAATGAGAAGTTGCTTAACAGGCCTGTTGAGAAACCCATGATGTTTGCGCCCATTTAATACTATGCCaggtagtgctgcacgattaatctaatcgcaatcgtaatcacgatgtcagtctgtgcgattacatgaacgcaaaaagctgcgatttaaatgtgacgtgtttggtcacatggctttcgatttggttcaatggagacctcagattcgtgactcacatagacatatgggtacatgTACGTCaatgtcgccgccatattgcgataggctgtgctgtggagttcaagcatatacatgtctatggagagataaaaatgcctcactcttgtgctgcttggggctgtacaaaccgctgtacgctccaaaccagatcccgggggattacatttcataggtaaggctggacaattgttttgaatatatttggccattataaaaccctgttttataagtcttaagcTAGGCTAAgttagcgaagctatgcattcctgtgttcaagtcagcctccaacgacgttttggctaaacgtaggcattaactatttagattgttcttagctgtttagttaacttttctcaaactttgaatgtttcctaaagaaattcaccttagtttacaaatgttaaccttagctaagctaccAAAGCTATggatccctgtgttcaagtcagcctccaaacaacgttttggttaaacgtaagaactataatacgggattttgtaatggccaaatataatcaaaacagttgtttagccttaccagggtttgtcgttcgacagtaatgtaaagagttttttgtgattatttaatttagtagactattgtattttgaaagcaatgggcatttcaagttataagtagtttgtatgtttcactttgaaattaaacattttactattattaatttgtatgccaattttcattgatatacaagcaagtgccctcatatcacaatcgcatatcgcaatattgatctcaataattgcaatatgtctatttccccaaatcatgcagccctaatgCCGGGCGTTTTAAGAAAAATCCAGAACATCCGCTACCTTTCCCATGCTTTTCTGTTTCATAGTTTTAAATAGAGTTTATGGCAAGCTTTAGTCTTCGAGTTAATCCTGaaaaatcatgattaattcattgcaaaaaaTTGTATCAATTGACAGCCCAAAAGACAATAGACATATAGTGATAGTGCAAAGTAATATAAATATTGTGCTTAAAGGTCACCTCTAATTACAGGTCAGCTTTCCTTTGAAATCCTATCAGGCCTAGAT harbors:
- the klhl21 gene encoding kelch-like protein 21; the encoded protein is MEKNLVQTQTSTLPFFDTAHAFNLLRGIHELRAERKFFDVTLCAEGREFNCHRTVLAAASTYFRAMFAGTLRESAMDRVVLHEVSADLLGLLVDFCYTGRVTVTQDNVDLLLKAADLFQFPSVKEACCAFLEQRLDVSNCLEIQDFAEAYACRDLAASARRFVLKNIMELAKGTDFERLSWKRLLEFVSDDCLCVDKEEAAYQIAARWVKADLQRRLHYWPELLQQVRLPFVRRFYLLAHVESDPLVYLSASCLRLVSEARSFQSCEYDRHDRPCQRMRPRPSTGLAEILVVVGGCDQDCDELVTVDCYNPLSGQWRYLAEFPDHLGGGYSIAALGNDMYVTGGSDGSRLYDGVWRYNSSVNEWTEVSPMLKAREYHSTCVLKGQLYVVASDSTERYDHTMDCWEALPPMPHPMDNCSTTACHGRLYAIGSLTGEDSMAIQCYDIDINRWSLLNCGQLPPWSFAPKTVTLNGLIYFVRDDSAEVDVYNPQKNEWDKINPMNQVHVGGSVAALGGRLYVSGGYDNTFELSDVIEAFDPTTRLWTITGHLPQPTFWHGSVSIFRQFMPLVPTAFGSVEPPDVNAIHLHRHHRHQALHNHNNNLNHNQNHEVNAAH